A single region of the Lolium rigidum isolate FL_2022 unplaced genomic scaffold, APGP_CSIRO_Lrig_0.1 contig_41879_1, whole genome shotgun sequence genome encodes:
- the LOC124681412 gene encoding cytochrome P450 86B1-like, which translates to MGTMDAPVSSGMHNATTAAFLGSSGLASQLPELHTVEVLVAVSIFVVIHSLRQRRSLGLPSWPVVGMLPSLLLGVRGDMYEWITGVLKSRGGTFTFRGPLFTNLHCVVTADPRNLEHLLKTKFGNFPKGPYFRDTVRDLLGDGIFGADDEVWRAQRKAASLEFHSAEFRALTASSLVELVHRRLLPVLAETEAAGVAVDLQDVLLRLTFDNVCMIAFGVDPGCLQKGLPEIPFARAFEDATEATIVRFVTPTAVWRGMRALGVGHERVLRRSLAGVDEFAYDVIRKRREELAAAAAGREDAAAGLKRADLLTIFTKMRDADGEAVYSDRFLRDICVNFILAGRDTSSVALAWFFWLLSKNPGVEAKILEEVEGIVAARASCGEVEEELVFQPEEVKRMEYLHAALSEALRLYPSVPVDHKEVVEDEVFPDGTVLKKGTKVIYAMYSMGRMESIWGEDCREYRPERWLRDGRFLGESAYKFTAFNGGPRLCLGKDFAYYQMKFVAASLLRRYRVNIVEGHPVTPKMALTLFMKHGLKVTLDKRDKAKL; encoded by the exons ATGGGCACCATGGACGCGCCAGTCTCGAGCGGCATGCATAACGCCACCACGGCTGCGTTTCTCGGCTCCAGCGGCCTCGCCAGCCAGCTCCCGGAGCTGCATACGGTGGAGGTGCTCGTGGCAGTGTCCATCTTCGTGGTGATCCACTCGCTGCGGCAGCGGCGCTCGCTGGGCCTCCCGTCGTGGCCGGTGGTCGGCATGCTCCCGTCCCTCCTCCTCGGCGTCCGGGGCGACATGTACGAGTGGATCACGGGCGTCCTCAAGTCCCGCGGCGGCACGTTCACGTTCCGCGGGCCGTTGTTCACCAACCTGCACTGCGTGGTCACCGCCGACCCGCGCAACCTGGAGCACCTCCTCAAGACCAAGTTCGGCAACTTCCCCAAGGGGCCCTACTTCCGCGACACCGTGCGCGACCTCCTCGGCGACGGCATCTTCGGCGCCGACGACGAGGTGTGGCGGGCGCAGCGCAAGGCGGCCAGCCTCGAGTTCCACTCAGCCGAGTTCCGCGCGCTCACGGCGAGCTCGCTGGTGGAGCTCGTGCACCGGCGGCTGCTCCCCGTGCTGGCCGAGACTGAGGCGGCCGGCGTCGCCGTGGACCTACAGGACGTGCTCCTCCGCCTCACCTTCGACAACGTGTGCATGATCGCCTTCGGCGTCGACCCCGGGTGCCTGCAGAAGGGCCTCCCGGAGATCCCGTTCGCGCGCGCGTTCGAGGACGCCACGGAGGCCACCATCGTGCGCTTCGTCACGCCCACCGCTGTGTGGCGCGGGATGCGCGCGCTGGGCGTCGGGCACGAGCGCGTGCTCCGGCGGTCGCTGGCCGGCGTCGACGAGTTCGCGTACGATGTGATCAGGAAGCGCAGGgaggagctcgccgccgccgcggccggccgtgaggatgccgccgccgggCTCAAGCGTGCCGACCTGCTCACCATCTTCACCAAGATGCGCGACGCCGACGGTGAAGCCGTCTACTCGGACAGGTTCCTCCGCGACATCTGTGTCAACTTCATCCTGGCCGGCCGCGACACGTCGTCGGTGGCGCTCGCGTGGTTCTTCTGGCTGCTCAGCAAGAACCCCGGTGTGGAGGCCAAGATCCTGGAGGAGGTCGAGGGCATCGTCGCCGCACGGGCGAGCTGCGGTGAGGTCGAGGAGGAGCTGGTGTTCCAGCCGGAGGAGGTGAAGCGGATGGAGTACCTTCACGCCGCGCTCTCCGAGGCGCTCCGGCTCTACCCCTCCGTCCCCGTCGACCACAAGGAG GTTGTGGAGGACGAGGTGTTCCCTGACGGCACGGTGCTGAAGAAGGGCACCAAGGTGATCTACGCCATGTACTCCATGGGGAGGATGGAGAGCATCTGGGGAGAGGACTGCAGGGAGTACAGGCCCGAGCGGTGGCTCAGGGATGGCCGCTTCCTCGGCGAGTCCGCCTACAAGTTCACCGCCTTCAACGGTGGCCCGCGCCTGTGCCTCGGCAAGGACTTCGCCTACTACCAGATGAAGTTCGTCGCTGCCTCCCTCCTCCGCCGCTACCGTGTCAACATCGTCGAGGGCCACCCGGTGACGCCCAAGATGGCGCTCACGCTCTTCATGAAGCATGGCCTCAAGGTGACTCTGGACAAGAGGGACAAGGCCAAGCTCTGA